From a region of the Balaenoptera musculus isolate JJ_BM4_2016_0621 chromosome 15, mBalMus1.pri.v3, whole genome shotgun sequence genome:
- the CLN3 gene encoding battenin isoform X2 — translation MGGCAGSRRRLSDSEGEEADPAPRPPPQDRQGAHWKNAVGFWLLGLCNNFSYVVMLSAAHDILSHQRAPGNQSHVDPDPTPTSHNSSSRFDCNSVSTAAVLLADILPTLVIKLLAPLGLHLLPYSPRVLTSGICAAGSFILVAFSHSVGISLCGVVLASISSGLGEVTFLALTAFYPRAVISWWSSGTGGAGLLGALSYLGLTQAGLSPQHTLLSMLGIPALLLASYFLLLTSPGPQDPGGEGEADTAARQPLINSEASESKPGSSSHLSLQERWTVFKGLLRYIVPLVLVYFAEYFINQGLFELLFFRNTFLSHAQQYRWYQMLYQAGVFASRSSLRCCRIRHTWALALLQCLNLAFLLADVWLSFLPSIYLVFLIILYEGLLGGAAYVNTFHNIALETSSEHREFAMATACISDTLGISLSGLLALPLHDFLCQFS, via the exons GCTCCTGGGCCTCTGCAACAACTTCTCTTACGTGGTGATGCTCAGCGCTGCCCACGACATCCTCAGTCACCAGAGAGCACCTGGGAACCAGAGCCAT GTGGACCCAGACCCAACACCCACCTCCCATAATAGCTCATCTCGATTTGACTGCAATTCTGTCTCCACAGCT GCGGTGCTCCTGGCAGACATCCTTCCCACCCTCGTCATCAAATTGCTGGCTCCTCTTGGCCTTCATCTGCTGCCCTACAG CCCCCGGGTGCTCACCAGTGGGATTTGTGCTGCTGGAAGCTTCATCCTGGTTGCCTTTTCTCATTCGGTGGGAATCAGCCTGTGTG GTGTGGTCTTGGCTAGCATCTCTTCAGGCCTGGGGGAGGTCACCTTCCTTGCACTCACCGCCTTCTACCCCAG GGCTGTGATCTCCTGGTGGTCCTCAGGTACTGGGGGAGCAGGTCTGCTGGGGGCACTGTCCTACCTGGGCCTCACCCAGGCTGGCCTCTCTCCCCAGCACACCCTGCTGTCCATGCTGGGTATACCCGCACTGCTGCTGGCCAG CTATTTCTTGTTGCTCACGTCTCCTGGGCCCCAGGAccctggaggggaaggggaggcagaCACGGCAGCCCGGCAGCCCCTGATAAACAGCGAGGCCTCAGAGTCGAAGCCAG GCTCCAGCTCACACCTGTCCCTTCAGGAAAGGTGGACCGTGTTTAAG GGCCTGCTGCGCTACATCGTCCCCTTGGTGCTGGTTTACTTTGCTGAGTATTTCATCAACCAGGGACTT TTTGAACTCCTCTTCTTCCGGAACACGTTCCTGAGTCACGCTCAGCAATACCGCTG GTACCAGATGCTGTACCAGGCCGGCGTCTTTGCCTCCCGCTCCTCTCTCCGCTGCTGTCGCATCCGCCACACATGGGCCCTGGCCTTGCTACAG TGCCTCAACCTGGCCTTCCTGCTGGCGGACGTGTGGCTGAGCTTCCTGCCGAGCATCTACCTTGTCTTCCTGATCATTCTGTATGAGGGACTCCTGGGGGGCGCGGCCTACGTGAACACCTTTCACAACATTGCCCTGGAG accAGCAGTGAGCACCGGGAGTTTGCCATGGCAACCGCCTGTATCTCCGACACCTTGGGGATCTCGCTGTCAGGgctcctggccctgcctctgcacgACTTCCTCTGCCAGTTCTCCTGA